A genomic window from Solanum stenotomum isolate F172 chromosome 10, ASM1918654v1, whole genome shotgun sequence includes:
- the LOC125842480 gene encoding probable E3 ubiquitin-protein ligase RHB1A, with the protein MGNCCCCCCASKGVELNGSPSFYRYPTVPEEREPLSSHHVTAAAFSTALLVDTNLDTSSPDTYRPPPMPMPYETYVGRPRSPPGNPDGIKNEAAVQETNSEAGGALNSADAAEAVDKDKKESEGNVQTADIQLDAIKEVEDELEKSDELKKSNVLVLLPPQEECPICLEEYDAENPKMSTKCEHQFHLSCILEWMERSDTCPVCDQETVFNPAIDE; encoded by the exons atggGTAATTGTTGCTGCTGCTGTTGTGCCTCAAAAGGAGTGGAATTGAACGGTTCGCCCTCATTTTATCGT TATCCTACAGTGCCAGAAGAGCGCGAACCTTTGTCATCTCATCATGTCACAGCTGCAGCATTCTCCACTGCGCTTTTGGTTGATACAAATCTGGACACCTCAAGTCCTGACACCTACAGGCCACCTCCAATGCCAATGCCTTATGAAACGTATGTGGGAAGGCCCAGGAGTCCACCAGGTAATCCAGATGGCATCAAGAATGAGGCGGCAGTTCAAGAAACAAACAGTGAAGCTGGTGGCGCACTGAACTCTGCAGACGCTGCCGAAGCTGTTGACAAGGATAAAAAGGAGTCTGAAGGCAACGTGCAAACAGCAGATATCCAGCTCGATGCAATAAAGGAAGTGGAAGATGAACTTGAGAAGTCTGATGAACTCAAAAAATCCAACGTACTTGTACTTTTACCTCCACAAGAAGAGTGTCCCATCTGTCTTGAAG AATATGATGCTGAGAATCCAAAAATGAGTACAAAATGCGAGCATCAGTTTCATCTTTCATGCATTCTTGAATGGATGGAGAGAAGTGACACCTGCCCCGTCTGTGATCAG GAAACGGTTTTTAATCCTGCAATTGATGAATAG